Sequence from the Salvelinus alpinus chromosome 27, SLU_Salpinus.1, whole genome shotgun sequence genome:
AGACGGTGACCCCCAGACGGTGGGGAACATCTGGGCGGATCACCGCGTCCGCAGAGCCATGTTCCCCACCCGCCAGCGCACCATGAACcccgatgaggaggacgaggaCATCTACCAGATGTTTGTCCCCACCGAGCCCGGCGAGCCAGAACCAGAACCACCTCCTGTTAGGTCAAAGGTCACGTCATCTCCCAGCAGGACCCAGGGACGACCCTGCAGCTGGCATGTGGAGCAGGTGCCCATAGTGCAGATCGACCCCATGTCCACCGGGGACAGCAGAGTGCTGCGGAGAGCAAGCAGCGTGGGGGAGAAACAGACTGGCTCCCGACAGAGCCCCCCTGATCAGGATGACAACCAGCAAGAGATGATCCACACCGAATCCTCCAGCAATGACATCTCGGGTTCGTCGTCAGCCGAGCACCTGACGATAGATGACATTGAAAATGTTTATGACAACATCAGCTACGAGGACCTGAAGAGCATGGGGCTGATCAAGAGGGAGCAGGAGGGTCGGGGGGTCCAGCGAGAGGGCCCTAGAGACACACAAGGCCCTGGGGCCCTAAACACCGGGGTGACAGGGGGTATTACAGAGACTCTTATCGAGCCAGACAGCAATAACCACTCCTCCATTGCCCAGGAGCTGAAGATCGTGGAGGAGAACATATATGACACTATCTGCTTCAGGGAGCCCCCAGCGAAGGGTGACAGGGACGGGAACAGAAAGGCACAGGAGAGGGACAGTCTGTTGCAGTCTGCCTCTGAGACTGACCTGATGGGCTGTGAGAGACTTGGGGGCTTCGTGTATGAGGAAAGCCTCCATTTTGGGGAGGACGAAGGGATGGAGGATAACTCTCATCCCGTCCACGGCAACTCTGAACCGGACTACTCCTCCTCATCTGCCTCGAAAACATTCTCCCAACATTCCAGCACCGGCGACCGGATGTCGGAGCAGGTGGACGAGATCTGGAACGATTTGGAAAACTACATCAAGAAGAACGAGAAGAAAGTGGAACGCCTTCCCGCCGCATTTCCCATGAGCACCAGCGAGGCCACCAAGACCTCATCTGTCAAGAGCAGCACCAAAAAGAACAACCCACATATAGCCAGACCACAAACATGCAGCCCCCCTACCAAGAGCCCCCTAGCCCGCCATCCCAACCCTCCCACTGTGACCCCACCTCACCAATTCACCATCCCCATCCTCAACATCCCAGAGCTGCTCAGAGAGGGTACCTTTGAAGACGAGGACCATTACCCCTCTCACTCTGCCCTCACTCCCCCGTCCCTCCCCCTGCCGGCCATTCCGGACCCTGCCCCTCCCGGGACAGTCAAGAGCATCCGTAACAAACTGGCCCGCCTCAGGACTGGGAGCTTCCAtctggaggatgatgatgagCTGAGGGAGCTGCCCCAACAGCACCCCAGCCAGAGGGAACCCTCCATCAGGGACTTCCACAGCCTGTTCCCTGGGGAGCTGGGTTTGGACTACCCCTtggcttcctcctctctccttctgggTGACTCAGTGGACAGCTTCTCCCAGGAGCTCATGGACAAGACCAAGAACCGTGTGTTCCTGATGGCTCGCCAGTACAGCCAGAAGATCAAGAAGGCCAACCAGCTGCTCCGCATGAAGAGCATGGACCCCGGCGACATGTCAGGGGGACGCAACAGGGAGGAGAAGAAGCAGCAGAAAGACCTGGAAAAGAAGCAGAATGACCTGGCAGCCATTTTGGAGGAGAAGAAGCAAGGCGGTGCTGCCATAGGTAACATAAACAAAATCAGTAGTTGCTTATACCTTACAGTCATGATGTGTACAGCTAACTAGTGTATTCTTTTTTTATGTCACTCATTGTCCCCTTCTTCCTCtttgtctccttctccctctcattctccatctccttctctctctctctttctctctgtctcaggcGCGCGGATAGCCGAGTACTCCCAGCTGTATGACCAGGTGATGTTTAAAGACCCTCCAGATCAGGGCTCCAGCAGCCTGGGCCCTTCTGGCTCGCACTATTCCCACCCAGCGCTACCCTCTTCCCAATCCCTGCCTGAGACCTGCTCCTCCTTGGGGCTGGAAGACGACTGGCTCCACTCAACCTACAGCAACGGGGAGCTGACCAGCTTTGTGTCAGAGATGCTGTCCTCCACCCCCCAGAGCAAGCTCACCCCTGCCTGCTCCGTCCCAACCCTAAAGACCCTACCTCCCTCTCCGGAGACCTCACCCACCCAGCGATGGAGTTCTTGTGTCTCCGCCCCCAGCGAGAAGGAGGAGCATGTGTACAGTTATATTAAACGACAGACCTCCTTTAACTccccctcatcttcctcctcctcctcctctaaaccACCTCCTTACAGCCGCTGCCAGTCTATCTGCTCACTGGGTGACCTACAGAAGAAGGAGAATGACCGTGTCGGGTCCAACCGTGGTCCGACTACAGTCCAGAGATCCTTAGAGAGACTCCATGGCCCCAGCAGTCGGGTCCGGGCCAGTCGGCAGAGCAGCCTCCCGGAGCAGTCCAGTTTCGGTCATGGTCACTCTGACCTCACCCTCCAGGACAGTCAGCAGGTGGTGGTCCTGAACCACACCTCTGCACTGAGCATGCTCACAGCCACCCAGAACTACATGGCCAACTTCAAAGACAATGGCGACGATGACGACGACGATTATGTAGAGATCCACTCTGAGAACGAGAGCGAGCGGGATCAGGACTGCTCCAGGCAGTGTATCaccggtggtggtggtgggggtggtggtggtagctCCAAGGGACCAGCCCAGAGCCAAATCCAGAGTCTGCCCTGCACTCCGGTAAGGTCCTCCTGTGGGCTGATGGACCGGGAGCGTCTGCAGGAGTACCTGCGGGTGGAGCAGCAGACACAGCAGAACCAGTCCAACATCATCCAATCACTCAGAGAGAAGTTCCAATGCCTCAGCTCCAGTAGCTTCGCTTGAGTCGCCTTGACCACCCTTAACACACCACCATATAAACACACTAGTGCATGTAGCACAAGCAGGTCTGTAGCTTTGCCATTCTCATCATGACAACAAATAACTCTCAGTATACACAAAAGACAACAAAGGACATGATTTCCTTCTACACACAACACGTCTAGAGTTATTATGACAAGGAATGACACACTAAATGCTAAATTCAGCACACTAATGTACACACATattacacactacacacaacaaAGGTCTATAGCTTTGTCAGTGTCTTCAGGACAAcatgaacatatatatatatatcttagcCTCACAGTTATATTTCACATACAACGTGCAATACTGCAGCTTCACCAAAGTCACATGGTCAAAGTTCAACATGTCACAAAACAACATGCCAAATACTGCATCTGAGTAGTCATGGCAAAATACAGTACAGGAACATACTAGTACTGCAGAGGCACTCCACCACCACAGCACTTCCTTACAGTCTTCCATGTCAAGTAGATTGACATTCATATTTATTTTAGATAAGTTGAAAAAGAACTATGAAAGTTATCATTCTAGCAAACTGTAGATGATATTGCTGAGTCCAACAGGGTGTGGTAAGGGGCTCAGAGTGCATGGGCTTAAGGTTCAAAGGGAAGCATACAGGTTATATTCTATAGATGTTGGAAATGATGATGCCATATACTGTACAGATCCATTAATTCTAACCCTTTCCCCCTGACATCCCAAAAATGTAATTTGGTAGCCTGCTGTAGACTGCTAGCATCTCTTGATGAGGAAATGGCACTGGCTGAATTGGGGTTATGTTGCTGTAATACGCTGTTTTAAACACCAGTTCATTCTAGTAAACAACCCCCTTATCAAGGTTTCAACCTTTGANNNNNNNNNNNNNNNNNNNNNNNNNNNNNNNNNNNNNNNNNNNNNNNNNNNNNNNNNNNNNNNNNNNNNNNNNNNNNNNNNNNNNNNNNNNNNNNNNNNNGAAAATCTCTTCCTTTTAAAacgttgttttgtttatttaacttcCTATAGCTGAGCTTACCCGTTATCAAAGGGATGATTCTATATGACAAAACGTCAGTGATAGTGTTTTAACTGTGTACAATACAGTATAAACCAATTTAACAATCTGAACAAGCAGCTTAATGAATTAGCAATTAGCTCAGGATTACAGGCTAGGTATGGACAGTTTATCAGCaataatatatgtatttttttaaataggaTCCAGATGCCTTTTTAAGCTTGGAGCCTCCACACATACTGTTCATTAAGATGAGTTGACCTATATTTTACTTTGGACTATGGTGACGTCAAGCAGCAGATAGCCTATACCAGTATTCCTATAATGATTCGGTTTTCTCAACCTGCTTTGTCATAACCACGGGATCATGCTTTAAACAGAATAATCTTAAAATAAAGAGAAAGGTATGTTGATATTTCAAAGATTTTCAATAAACAGCGATAGGAGTTATCTATCTATTTTGAATCTGTGTGTCTGAAAATTGTATTAATTATATATTAGTCCTTTGCGTACACTATGTAGGTTAAGTGGCATAATGCATCCCAAGAACCTAAAATATTATTTTATCTTattagtaaaaaaaaacattgtttttagGAGGGACCATGGAGGACAGAGTGGGGTGTGTTTGACCTAGACATCACTTCACAGTTTCAGTAGTGAGGATACATGTTTGAACTCATCAATGTGTCCCACTTACAATATCTCATTTATCTACAAAAAAAATCCCTATTCTTGACCCCACACATTGCTGTTGAATTAGAATATTATTGACCAAAGTTTGTAAATtagaataaaatgtatttattaaaacTTTGCCTTCTTGATGAATTCTGAGACACTTTGGATACAATTTggttaatttgtttactgtgaacgTTACAAAAATGTTTAGTTTTACTTTATACACTGTTTGATTATATTTTCTTATCAAAATAATAAATGAAAAGTTGGAATGCACAATACCATAGCAACATTAATGTATCCAAAACAACTTAAAAATATGAAGTATGATTTTTTTGTTCATGGTACATTTTGTTTCTTGTGTTTCACTGGTAGGTATTGTCAAacaaaattgaaattgaatttacTCTTgcactttttctttctttttgtaACATTTGATTTGTGAACACTTTGTAAAGATGTACATTTTAGGAAAGTTATTATTGTATGCAATATAATGCTTTAGTGTTTAAGTTAAGTGTACTGTAATTTGTTTAACTGCCTAGTTACCATTCCTCAAGAAAATAAATGTATCTGAGACAATAAAGAAAATACATACTTAAATTTTTTTTGGAGGAGTTAGTAACGTTTTTGTTAAACACTGACACTTGTAAGCTACCCATGACTGAAAAACATGATGGATAAATTCATACACAAGAATGCATGAAAGCTATTCAGAGAAGAGGTTTGACCCGGCCCTGAACAGACTCAAGACCAATCAGACCTTACCCGAATGGacccaattattattattttttatgggGATCCGGACCTGAACCTGAATGGACCCGAGGACAACTTGACCTAGACCCAACTCGTACCCAAACAGGTCCGGTTCTAGACCAAACCCAATTGGACATGAGTGACAAAATAATGTATTAGCCAAGTTGCTCTTCTGGTTAACAAATGGGTCTATCTGTTGGCTAGGCCTTCTATAAGTCAATAAATTCACCTTATTAGCCATGGTCGGGTCCATTTGGGTCCACTCGGTTCTACCAGCTGAAGTTCCATAGACCTGAAATCTGATGTCAATCAAACAAGACCCAACTCCGACACAGACCTAAGGGATAAGTTAGAATTTCAGATCCGAACCCGAtatgcgtatttctccaaagctcagttgtcctgagtgtgcacaacactgccaggacctaggatcaagggagacactcaagtgttttaataTTATATTTCTTGACACACTGATGAAAAttgtcatggcctctaaaccttcaagctgcatactggaccctgttccaactaaactactgaaagagctgcttcctgcgcttggccctcctatgttgaatataataaacggctccctatACACTGAACGTGtaacaaactcactaaaagtggcagtaataaagcctctcttgaaaaagccaaaccttgactcagaaaatataaaaaactatcagccTGTATCAAATCTCCCATTACtctcaaaacatttttaaaaagctgtttgcgcagcaactcactgccttcctgaagacaaacaatgtatacgaaacgcttcagtctggttttagaccccatcatagcactgagattgCACTCGTGaatgtggtaaattaccttttaatggcgtcagagcaaggctctgcatctgtcctcgtgctcctagtgctgctttgataccatcgacaaccacattcttttggagagattagaaacccaaattggtctacacggacaagttctggcatggtttagatcttatgtgtcagaaagatatcagtttgtctctgtggatggtttgtcttttgacaaatcaactgtaaatgtcggtgttcctcaaggttccgttttaggaccactattgttttcactatatattttacttcttggtgatgtcattcggaaacataatgttaactttcactactTTCACTGCGgatgatacacagctgtacatttcgatgaaacatggtgaaaccccaaaattgccctggaagcctgtgtttcagacataaggaagtggatggcggcaaatgttttacttttaaacttggacaaaacagagatgctagttctaagtcccaagaaacaaagagatcttctgttggatctgaaaATGAATCTTGATGGtagtacagtcatctcaaataaaactgtgaaggatctcggcattactctggaccctgatctctcttttgacaaacatatcaagaatatttcaaggacagcttttttccatctacgtaacattgcaaaaatcagaatctttctgtccaaaaatgatgcagaaaaatgtatccatgcttttgtcacttctagattagactactgcaatgctctactttccggctacccggttaaagcactaaataaacttcagttagtgctaaacacggctgctagaatcttgactagaaccaaaaaatgtgatcatattactccagtgctagcctctctacattggcttcctgttaaggctagggctgatttcaaggttttactgctaacctacaaagcattacatgggcttgctcctacctatctttccgatttggtcctgccgtacatacctacacgtacgctacggtcacaagtcACAGGTATCCTTACAGTCGGTAGAATTTCTaatcaaacagctggaggcagggctttctcctatagagctccatttttatggaattgtCTGCCTAttcatgtgagagacacagactctgtctcaacctttaagtctttattgaagactcatcccttcagtaggtcctatgattgagtgtagtctggcccaggggtgtgaaggtgaatggaaaggcactggagcaacgaactgcccttgctgtctctgcctggccggctcctcTGTCGCCACtgagattctctgcctctaaccctattacgggggctgag
This genomic interval carries:
- the LOC139556677 gene encoding pleckstrin homology domain-containing family G member 1-like isoform X1 yields the protein MPTDDYTDALPPLPDILDADSVLSSVGIPGRFRHSDIRQAPLRYCSAHSMDSSPDSGERPISYGSTSSSASSRDSHCSLGSRSTLSPSSHCHPASNRDLDSGAIRLELVPARQLGCGDEEERKDGRTETGREMVKHGSAQTPESDTEDGEMSTPGPRVQYVDRVVQEILDTESTYVQDLRSIVQDYLECISNQSRLALSSEDRGALFGNIRDIYHFNRDLLHDLEKCNSDPVAIAECFVSKSQEFHIYTQYCTNYPRSVAVLTECMRNKAMAKFFRERQESLRHSLPLGSYLLKPVQRILKYHLLLHEIANHLEKDTETYEVVQEAIDTMQRVAWHINDMKRKHEHAVRLQEIQSLLTNWKGPDLIGYGELVLEGTFRLQRAKNERTLFLFDKLLLVTKKREEAYTYKAHILCCNLMLVEVIPKEPLSFSVFHYKNPKLQHTVQAKSQQDKRMWILHLKRLILENHPAKIPAKFYSLDFQAKQAILEMDAMHHPGFQYSPDRNKRSPHTKEGPSPRRVRRKSEPLSKLLKNAKHGAKEDVSKRTSLGATLLSPVSQLALGTIGHSRSLVNQSQKSLNPGDHFDHSDRENGEEPHQQDADDEDDSSLGGEKRLRVPGQSSRERLIQQASIDSSINQWKTFNMSASDLQRAKERHHPPLLRAPCVTDEPPEPHVPSMLVPDGDPQTVGNIWADHRVRRAMFPTRQRTMNPDEEDEDIYQMFVPTEPGEPEPEPPPVRSKVTSSPSRTQGRPCSWHVEQVPIVQIDPMSTGDSRVLRRASSVGEKQTGSRQSPPDQDDNQQEMIHTESSSNDISGSSSAEHLTIDDIENVYDNISYEDLKSMGLIKREQEGRGVQREGPRDTQGPGALNTGVTGGITETLIEPDSNNHSSIAQELKIVEENIYDTICFREPPAKGDRDGNRKAQERDSLLQSASETDLMGCERLGGFVYEESLHFGEDEGMEDNSHPVHGNSEPDYSSSSASKTFSQHSSTGDRMSEQVDEIWNDLENYIKKNEKKVERLPAAFPMSTSEATKTSSVKSSTKKNNPHIARPQTCSPPTKSPLARHPNPPTVTPPHQFTIPILNIPELLREGTFEDEDHYPSHSALTPPSLPLPAIPDPAPPGTVKSIRNKLARLRTGSFHLEDDDELRELPQQHPSQREPSIRDFHSLFPGELGLDYPLASSSLLLGDSVDSFSQELMDKTKNRVFLMARQYSQKIKKANQLLRMKSMDPGDMSGGRNREEKKQQKDLEKKQNDLAAILEEKKQGGAAIGARIAEYSQLYDQVMFKDPPDQGSSSLGPSGSHYSHPALPSSQSLPETCSSLGLEDDWLHSTYSNGELTSFVSEMLSSTPQSKLTPACSVPTLKTLPPSPETSPTQRWSSCVSAPSEKEEHVYSYIKRQTSFNSPSSSSSSSSKPPPYSRCQSICSLGDLQKKENDRVGSNRGPTTVQRSLERLHGPSSRVRASRQSSLPEQSSFGHGHSDLTLQDSQQVVVLNHTSALSMLTATQNYMANFKDNGDDDDDDYVEIHSENESERDQDCSRQCITGGGGGGGGGSSKGPAQSQIQSLPCTPVRSSCGLMDRERLQEYLRVEQQTQQNQSNIIQSLREKFQCLSSSSFA
- the LOC139556677 gene encoding pleckstrin homology domain-containing family G member 1-like isoform X2, yielding MPTDDYTDALPPLPDILDADSVLSSVGIPGRFRHSDIRQAPLRYCSAHSMDSSPDSGERPISYGSTSSSASSRDSHCSLGSRSTLSPSSHCHPASNRDLDSGAIRLELVPARQLGCGDEEERKDGRTETGREMVKHGSAQTPESDTEDGEMSTPGPRVQYVDRVVQEILDTESTYVQDLRSIVQDYLECISNQSRLALSSEDRGALFGNIRDIYHFNRDLLHDLEKCNSDPVAIAECFVSKSQEFHIYTQYCTNYPRSVAVLTECMRNKAMAKFFRERQESLRHSLPLGSYLLKPVQRILKYHLLLHEIANHLEKDTETYEVVQEAIDTMQRVAWHINDMKRKHEHAVRLQEIQSLLTNWKGPDLIGYGELVLEGTFRLQRAKNERTLFLFDKLLLVTKKREEAYTYKAHILCCNLMLVEVIPKEPLSFSVFHYKNPKLQHTVQAKSQQDKRMWILHLKRLILENHPAKIPAKAKQAILEMDAMHHPGFQYSPDRNKRSPHTKEGPSPRRVRRKSEPLSKLLKNAKHGAKEDVSKRTSLGATLLSPVSQLALGTIGHSRSLVNQSQKSLNPGDHFDHSDRENGEEPHQQDADDEDDSSLGGEKRLRVPGQSSRERLIQQASIDSSINQWKTFNMSASDLQRAKERHHPPLLRAPCVTDEPPEPHVPSMLVPDGDPQTVGNIWADHRVRRAMFPTRQRTMNPDEEDEDIYQMFVPTEPGEPEPEPPPVRSKVTSSPSRTQGRPCSWHVEQVPIVQIDPMSTGDSRVLRRASSVGEKQTGSRQSPPDQDDNQQEMIHTESSSNDISGSSSAEHLTIDDIENVYDNISYEDLKSMGLIKREQEGRGVQREGPRDTQGPGALNTGVTGGITETLIEPDSNNHSSIAQELKIVEENIYDTICFREPPAKGDRDGNRKAQERDSLLQSASETDLMGCERLGGFVYEESLHFGEDEGMEDNSHPVHGNSEPDYSSSSASKTFSQHSSTGDRMSEQVDEIWNDLENYIKKNEKKVERLPAAFPMSTSEATKTSSVKSSTKKNNPHIARPQTCSPPTKSPLARHPNPPTVTPPHQFTIPILNIPELLREGTFEDEDHYPSHSALTPPSLPLPAIPDPAPPGTVKSIRNKLARLRTGSFHLEDDDELRELPQQHPSQREPSIRDFHSLFPGELGLDYPLASSSLLLGDSVDSFSQELMDKTKNRVFLMARQYSQKIKKANQLLRMKSMDPGDMSGGRNREEKKQQKDLEKKQNDLAAILEEKKQGGAAIGARIAEYSQLYDQVMFKDPPDQGSSSLGPSGSHYSHPALPSSQSLPETCSSLGLEDDWLHSTYSNGELTSFVSEMLSSTPQSKLTPACSVPTLKTLPPSPETSPTQRWSSCVSAPSEKEEHVYSYIKRQTSFNSPSSSSSSSSKPPPYSRCQSICSLGDLQKKENDRVGSNRGPTTVQRSLERLHGPSSRVRASRQSSLPEQSSFGHGHSDLTLQDSQQVVVLNHTSALSMLTATQNYMANFKDNGDDDDDDYVEIHSENESERDQDCSRQCITGGGGGGGGGSSKGPAQSQIQSLPCTPVRSSCGLMDRERLQEYLRVEQQTQQNQSNIIQSLREKFQCLSSSSFA
- the LOC139556677 gene encoding pleckstrin homology domain-containing family G member 1-like isoform X3, which codes for MMGYPSKHFDDYLECISNQSRLALSSEDRGALFGNIRDIYHFNRDLLHDLEKCNSDPVAIAECFVSKSQEFHIYTQYCTNYPRSVAVLTECMRNKAMAKFFRERQESLRHSLPLGSYLLKPVQRILKYHLLLHEIANHLEKDTETYEVVQEAIDTMQRVAWHINDMKRKHEHAVRLQEIQSLLTNWKGPDLIGYGELVLEGTFRLQRAKNERTLFLFDKLLLVTKKREEAYTYKAHILCCNLMLVEVIPKEPLSFSVFHYKNPKLQHTVQAKSQQDKRMWILHLKRLILENHPAKIPAKFYSLDFQAKQAILEMDAMHHPGFQYSPDRNKRSPHTKEGPSPRRVRRKSEPLSKLLKNAKHGAKEDVSKRTSLGATLLSPVSQLALGTIGHSRSLVNQSQKSLNPGDHFDHSDRENGEEPHQQDADDEDDSSLGGEKRLRVPGQSSRERLIQQASIDSSINQWKTFNMSASDLQRAKERHHPPLLRAPCVTDEPPEPHVPSMLVPDGDPQTVGNIWADHRVRRAMFPTRQRTMNPDEEDEDIYQMFVPTEPGEPEPEPPPVRSKVTSSPSRTQGRPCSWHVEQVPIVQIDPMSTGDSRVLRRASSVGEKQTGSRQSPPDQDDNQQEMIHTESSSNDISGSSSAEHLTIDDIENVYDNISYEDLKSMGLIKREQEGRGVQREGPRDTQGPGALNTGVTGGITETLIEPDSNNHSSIAQELKIVEENIYDTICFREPPAKGDRDGNRKAQERDSLLQSASETDLMGCERLGGFVYEESLHFGEDEGMEDNSHPVHGNSEPDYSSSSASKTFSQHSSTGDRMSEQVDEIWNDLENYIKKNEKKVERLPAAFPMSTSEATKTSSVKSSTKKNNPHIARPQTCSPPTKSPLARHPNPPTVTPPHQFTIPILNIPELLREGTFEDEDHYPSHSALTPPSLPLPAIPDPAPPGTVKSIRNKLARLRTGSFHLEDDDELRELPQQHPSQREPSIRDFHSLFPGELGLDYPLASSSLLLGDSVDSFSQELMDKTKNRVFLMARQYSQKIKKANQLLRMKSMDPGDMSGGRNREEKKQQKDLEKKQNDLAAILEEKKQGGAAIGARIAEYSQLYDQVMFKDPPDQGSSSLGPSGSHYSHPALPSSQSLPETCSSLGLEDDWLHSTYSNGELTSFVSEMLSSTPQSKLTPACSVPTLKTLPPSPETSPTQRWSSCVSAPSEKEEHVYSYIKRQTSFNSPSSSSSSSSKPPPYSRCQSICSLGDLQKKENDRVGSNRGPTTVQRSLERLHGPSSRVRASRQSSLPEQSSFGHGHSDLTLQDSQQVVVLNHTSALSMLTATQNYMANFKDNGDDDDDDYVEIHSENESERDQDCSRQCITGGGGGGGGGSSKGPAQSQIQSLPCTPVRSSCGLMDRERLQEYLRVEQQTQQNQSNIIQSLREKFQCLSSSSFA